The following proteins come from a genomic window of Labeo rohita strain BAU-BD-2019 chromosome 25, IGBB_LRoh.1.0, whole genome shotgun sequence:
- the api5 gene encoding apoptosis inhibitor 5 isoform X1 yields MAATVEELYRNYGILADAKEDLSKHKDAYQVILDGVKGGPKEKRLAAQFIPKFFSSFPELADAAINAQLDLCEDEDVSIRRQAIKELPRFASGENLPRVADILTQLLQTDDSAEFNQVNTALISIFKIDAKGTLGGLFSQILQGEDIVRERAIKFLSTKLKTMPDDAMTKEVEDYIFIETKKVLEDVTGEEFVLLMRILSGLKTMQTVSGRQQLVELVVEQAFLEQALNPADADSVDRLLQCTRQALPLFSVSETTATKNVHSTRFVTYFCEFVLPNLSLLTSPVAELDIQLEVLKLLAEMSPYCGDMDKLEVNLNMLFEKLLEFMPLPPEEENGENAANEEPKLQFSYVECLLFSFHQLGKKLPDFLIDKISAEKLKDFKIRLQYFARGLQVYIRQLRVALQGKTGDALKTEENKIKVVALKITNNINVLIKDLFHNPPSYKSTVTLSWKPVQKTEAAAAAAAIGQKRQSGEDIGATVTTKKLPTNLPRRDARQIYNPPSGKYSASIGNFSYEQRGGFRGGRGRGFGGRGNRSRGRIY; encoded by the exons ATGGCGGCGACAGTGGAGGAGCTCTACCGTAACTACGGCATCCTCGCCGACGCTAAAGAGGACCTCAGCAAA cacaaaGATGCTTATCAGGTAATTCTGGATGGAGTTAAAGGCGGTCCAAAGGAGAAGCGACTGGCTGCACAGTTCATTCCAAAATTCTTCAGCAGTTTTCCAGAGCTGGCTGATGCAGCCATCAATGCACAGCTTGATCTGTGTGAGGATGAGGATGTATCT ATCAGAAGGCAGGCTATCAAAGAACTGCCCCGTTTCGCATCAGGAGAGAATTTACCCAGAGTCGCAGACATCCTCACACAGCTGCTGCAGACAG ATGATTCTGCTGAATTCAATCAAGTCAACACAGCTTTGATCTCCATATTCAAAATCGATGCAAAAG GCACTTTGGGAGGCTTGTTCAGTCAGATCCTGCAGGGAGAAGATATTGTTCGAGAAAGAGCGATTAAGTTTCTCTCTACTAAGTTGAAAACAATGCCAGATGACGCAATGACAAAAGAGGTGGAGGATTACATCTTCATAGAGACAAAAAAG GTCCTAGAGGATGTGACGGGGGAGGAGTTTGTTCTTCTGATGCGTATCCTGTCCGGCCTGAAGACCATGCAGACTGTGAGTGGGCGGCAGCAGCTGGTGGAGCTGGTGGTGGAGCAGGCTTTCCTGGAGCAGGCGCTAAATCCCGCAGATGCAGACAGCGTTGACCGGCTCCTGCAGTGCACACGCCAGGCCTTACCACTCTTTTCTGTGAGTGAAACCACAGCAACG aaaaatgtacattctaCTCGCTTTGTGACATACTTCTGTGAATTTGTTCTGCCCAACCTCAGTCTGCTCACCAGCCCTGTAGCAGAATTGGACATCCAGCTGGAG GTACTAAAGTTATTAGCTGAGATGAGTCCGTATTGTGGCGACATGGACAAACTGGAGGTCAATCTCAACATGCTGTTTGAGAAGCTGCTG GAGTTCATGCCCCTGCCTCCAGAGGAGGAGAACGGAGAGAACGCAGCCAATGAAGAGCCCAAGCTGCAGTTCAGCTACGTGGAGTGTCTGCTCTTCAGCTTCCATCAGTTGGGCAAAAAACTACCTGACTTTCTCATCGACAAAATCAGTGCAGAGAAGCTGAAGGACTTCAAGATCAG GTTACAATACTTTGCACGCGGGCTCCAAGTATATATCCGACAACTGCGTGTTGCTTTGCAAGGCAAGACTGGAGATGCATTGAAGACCGAGGAG AATAAAATCAAAGTAGTGGCTCTGAAGATCACCaacaacataaatgttttaatcaaG GATCTGTTTCATAACCCTCCATCCTATAAAAGCACAGTTACTCTGTCCTGGAAACCAGTGCAGAAGACAGAGGCGGCGGCGGCAGCAGCAGCAATCGG CCAGAAGAGGCAGTCAGGAGAAGACATTGGGGCAACAGTGACAACAAAGAAGCTTCCCACAAATCTTCCCAGGAGGGACGCCCGACAAATATACAATCCGCCCAGCGGGAAATACAGCGCCAGCATTGGAAACTTCTCTTATG AACAACGAGGAGGCTTCAGGGGCGGCAGAGGACGGGGCTTCGGAGGAAGAGGAAACAGAAGCCGAGGCCGGATTTATTAA
- the api5 gene encoding apoptosis inhibitor 5 isoform X2 — translation MAATVEELYRNYGILADAKEDLSKHKDAYQVILDGVKGGPKEKRLAAQFIPKFFSSFPELADAAINAQLDLCEDEDVSIRRQAIKELPRFASGENLPRVADILTQLLQTDDSAEFNQVNTALISIFKIDAKGTLGGLFSQILQGEDIVRERAIKFLSTKLKTMPDDAMTKEVEDYIFIETKKVLEDVTGEEFVLLMRILSGLKTMQTVSGRQQLVELVVEQAFLEQALNPADADSVDRLLQCTRQALPLFSKNVHSTRFVTYFCEFVLPNLSLLTSPVAELDIQLEVLKLLAEMSPYCGDMDKLEVNLNMLFEKLLEFMPLPPEEENGENAANEEPKLQFSYVECLLFSFHQLGKKLPDFLIDKISAEKLKDFKIRLQYFARGLQVYIRQLRVALQGKTGDALKTEENKIKVVALKITNNINVLIKDLFHNPPSYKSTVTLSWKPVQKTEAAAAAAAIGQKRQSGEDIGATVTTKKLPTNLPRRDARQIYNPPSGKYSASIGNFSYEQRGGFRGGRGRGFGGRGNRSRGRIY, via the exons ATGGCGGCGACAGTGGAGGAGCTCTACCGTAACTACGGCATCCTCGCCGACGCTAAAGAGGACCTCAGCAAA cacaaaGATGCTTATCAGGTAATTCTGGATGGAGTTAAAGGCGGTCCAAAGGAGAAGCGACTGGCTGCACAGTTCATTCCAAAATTCTTCAGCAGTTTTCCAGAGCTGGCTGATGCAGCCATCAATGCACAGCTTGATCTGTGTGAGGATGAGGATGTATCT ATCAGAAGGCAGGCTATCAAAGAACTGCCCCGTTTCGCATCAGGAGAGAATTTACCCAGAGTCGCAGACATCCTCACACAGCTGCTGCAGACAG ATGATTCTGCTGAATTCAATCAAGTCAACACAGCTTTGATCTCCATATTCAAAATCGATGCAAAAG GCACTTTGGGAGGCTTGTTCAGTCAGATCCTGCAGGGAGAAGATATTGTTCGAGAAAGAGCGATTAAGTTTCTCTCTACTAAGTTGAAAACAATGCCAGATGACGCAATGACAAAAGAGGTGGAGGATTACATCTTCATAGAGACAAAAAAG GTCCTAGAGGATGTGACGGGGGAGGAGTTTGTTCTTCTGATGCGTATCCTGTCCGGCCTGAAGACCATGCAGACTGTGAGTGGGCGGCAGCAGCTGGTGGAGCTGGTGGTGGAGCAGGCTTTCCTGGAGCAGGCGCTAAATCCCGCAGATGCAGACAGCGTTGACCGGCTCCTGCAGTGCACACGCCAGGCCTTACCACTCTTTTCT aaaaatgtacattctaCTCGCTTTGTGACATACTTCTGTGAATTTGTTCTGCCCAACCTCAGTCTGCTCACCAGCCCTGTAGCAGAATTGGACATCCAGCTGGAG GTACTAAAGTTATTAGCTGAGATGAGTCCGTATTGTGGCGACATGGACAAACTGGAGGTCAATCTCAACATGCTGTTTGAGAAGCTGCTG GAGTTCATGCCCCTGCCTCCAGAGGAGGAGAACGGAGAGAACGCAGCCAATGAAGAGCCCAAGCTGCAGTTCAGCTACGTGGAGTGTCTGCTCTTCAGCTTCCATCAGTTGGGCAAAAAACTACCTGACTTTCTCATCGACAAAATCAGTGCAGAGAAGCTGAAGGACTTCAAGATCAG GTTACAATACTTTGCACGCGGGCTCCAAGTATATATCCGACAACTGCGTGTTGCTTTGCAAGGCAAGACTGGAGATGCATTGAAGACCGAGGAG AATAAAATCAAAGTAGTGGCTCTGAAGATCACCaacaacataaatgttttaatcaaG GATCTGTTTCATAACCCTCCATCCTATAAAAGCACAGTTACTCTGTCCTGGAAACCAGTGCAGAAGACAGAGGCGGCGGCGGCAGCAGCAGCAATCGG CCAGAAGAGGCAGTCAGGAGAAGACATTGGGGCAACAGTGACAACAAAGAAGCTTCCCACAAATCTTCCCAGGAGGGACGCCCGACAAATATACAATCCGCCCAGCGGGAAATACAGCGCCAGCATTGGAAACTTCTCTTATG AACAACGAGGAGGCTTCAGGGGCGGCAGAGGACGGGGCTTCGGAGGAAGAGGAAACAGAAGCCGAGGCCGGATTTATTAA